DNA sequence from the Vicia villosa cultivar HV-30 ecotype Madison, WI linkage group LG3, Vvil1.0, whole genome shotgun sequence genome:
TTAGATTAGGCAGTAGATTAAATACGAGtagtgaaaaaaaaagaagaagctaTTGGATTGATTCATTATAATTTGTACCGGTATTATTTTAGTTCAATGAAATGAATTTGAGTCAGCTTTCATGCAACATTGTTTAGACTTTTAAATAAATGCACcatattttctaaaataatttatggaaattggttttttttttcaCCCCGCTAGTTTCAGACATCAATGGTGGTGGCGAAGATGAGAAAGGATAAGTATGATCCAATGTAAGTACATGTAACCTTTTATTTATTTGTCAAGTATGATACAAATATGATAGATACTATGGTAGTAAATTAAATCTtatacatatgcaatttctttatGTTCTAGGCGAGGAACGATATTTGTAAGAAGCGTAAACACCGAGTGCGACAACAAGAATTGTTGCACCGGTGTATATTAGCTTTTGTTTATCTTCTTCGTTGAACCTCTTTGCATAATTAGTTACCGCTTGAGTAGTCGATAAAGCCATGTCTTTGATTCTTGTTCTTGTTGATTCAGGAAAGCTTTTTTTACCACTCTTTTTCTCATCGGCATTATCATCGCCgaatttatcattcatcatttcctttcctttttctaTGTATGCTTTCACTTTTGCAGTTTCTTTACTTCCATACTTGGTTTCCTTTTCAAGTGTAGGGGGAGAATCATTCATAACTTGTGGCTTTTCTGATTCCATAGGTTTCTTGAGATGATTCTTACTTTCTTCATTTACAAACTTTTGATTTTCCTTATTCTCATCTTTTAGACTTGATGTGGTTTTTTGTGTTTGAAGTTTTGCATCTTTTGTATCCGCGGCTTTATCGGGAGTTCCTTGATCTTGACTTTTTTCAGGCATATACTTGTGTGTTTCTTCTGATGGAGTTGGAGTCTCGTGATGAGATTTTTCCTTACTTTCAACTTCTGTAACCTCCGACTTTTGAAAAATTTCTTCTCGACCCTTTTCATCTATAGACTCTTTTTGAGAAATTTCTTCTCGACCCTTTTCATCTATAGACTCTTTTTGAGAAATTTCCTCTTGACTCTTTTGTGACAAAGATTCCTTTTGAGTTACAGACTCAGATTCAGTGTTAGAAATCTCTTCTCGACCTTTTTGAGATGCAAATTCTTTTTGGGAAATTTCGTCTTGACCCTTTTGAGCTATAGACTCTTTTGTAGCTTCTTGCACGGTCGGATTCTCATCATCTTTTGTAACTTGATCTTTTTGAGAAGTTTCTTCAGGATCCTTTTGAGGCGTAGTCAATTTTTGAGCATCTTGCGGAGTAGCATCGTCTTTACTTTCAACATTTGATTTAGAATCTTGATGAGAAGTGTTTTGTTGATCCTTTTGATCTTCCTTACTTTCTTCAATTGGTTTTTGTTCTTGTGGAGGAACTTTACCTGGAATATTTGGCATTATAATAGTGACAGTTTTTCCATTTCCATCATACTTACCTCTAATATTGCCAACATCACAATGTGATGGAACTTGATACTTTTCATTGAACCGTTTCATTTTGTTTGCTCCAATTGATCTTTCACCAAAAACTCTCACCCTTCCAAAATCATACTCAACTTTTGCACCAATATCTTCTTTTGCAAAACCTATAAGATTAATTCAataatttgcaaaaaaaaaattaaggaatGAAATCATCTTATTTagcatttaaaataataaaaaaaactaaaaaaaaaactattatacaTAAAACACTAAAAGTGACATTGTATTGATATATTAAAGAATCCATAGAAGATAATCAATCATATTTGAGATTAAGGATGGTAAACGGCATGCCCGTCCGTATAGACATGTACCataaaaatttgtaaaaaataGGACGAGACAAAACAGACATAATTAAGGATGTGGTCTTAAAACTTTGACATGTCCCGTAAAAATATGAGAGCGCGGGATAAACC
Encoded proteins:
- the LOC131657234 gene encoding protein RESTRICTED TEV MOVEMENT 2-like; protein product: MMSTLQSYIYEDLHPKIETQNTPESHLLIVHIPDGFAKEDIGAKVEYDFGRVRVFGERSIGANKMKRFNEKYQVPSHCDVGNIRGKYDGNGKTVTIIMPNIPGKVPPQEQKPIEESKEDQKDQQNTSHQDSKSNVESKDDATPQDAQKLTTPQKDPEETSQKDQVTKDDENPTVQEATKESIAQKGQDEISQKEFASQKGREEISNTESESVTQKESLSQKSQEEISQKESIDEKGREEISQKESIDEKGREEIFQKSEVTEVESKEKSHHETPTPSEETHKYMPEKSQDQGTPDKAADTKDAKLQTQKTTSSLKDENKENQKFVNEESKNHLKKPMESEKPQVMNDSPPTLEKETKYGSKETAKVKAYIEKGKEMMNDKFGDDNADEKKSGKKSFPESTRTRIKDMALSTTQAVTNYAKRFNEEDKQKLIYTGATILVVALGVYASYKYRSSPRT